The Sporosarcina luteola genome contains a region encoding:
- the modA gene encoding molybdate ABC transporter substrate-binding protein translates to MKKFIKTMLLLAIAAIPLGCANKGEEGMEKKEIAISAAASLTDALTELKNVYEDEHDDVFITLNFGSSRKLATQIEQGAPADIFLSASSDDMERLKEQGLINESTIVDFTENSLVLITNNVVQNPVSSYEQLGTDKSDHISMGEPDTVPAGRYAKEVLENLQLWTPLQDKLVMGSDVRQVLTHVEMGNADYGIVYASDAWTSDKVTVVAVADPTWHSNIIYPGAVVSDSDHPSESQEFLELLSGEKGRAVLQKYGFK, encoded by the coding sequence GGAGAGGAGGGTATGGAGAAAAAGGAGATTGCAATTTCAGCAGCCGCCAGTTTGACAGATGCTTTGACCGAATTGAAAAATGTATATGAAGATGAGCACGATGACGTTTTCATCACTTTGAATTTCGGAAGTTCTCGAAAGCTTGCAACTCAGATTGAGCAAGGCGCCCCCGCTGATATTTTTCTTTCAGCAAGTTCGGATGACATGGAAAGGTTGAAGGAGCAGGGGCTAATCAATGAGTCGACAATCGTGGATTTCACAGAAAACTCTCTTGTGTTAATTACGAATAATGTAGTTCAGAATCCCGTTTCATCATACGAACAGCTTGGTACCGATAAGTCAGATCATATTTCCATGGGAGAGCCGGATACTGTCCCGGCAGGAAGATATGCGAAAGAAGTTCTGGAGAATCTGCAATTATGGACACCTCTACAAGACAAACTTGTCATGGGGTCGGACGTAAGGCAAGTGTTGACGCATGTTGAAATGGGGAATGCAGATTATGGCATTGTATATGCAAGTGATGCATGGACCTCAGATAAAGTGACTGTCGTGGCAGTAGCCGATCCCACTTGGCATTCAAACATCATCTATCCGGGAGCAGTTGTGAGCGATTCCGATCACCCATCCGAATCACAGGAATTCCTAGAACTCCTATCAGGGGAAAAGGGAAGAGCGGTATTGCAGAAGTATGGCTTCAAATAA
- the modB gene encoding molybdate ABC transporter permease subunit, with protein sequence MDYSPLLLSLKVAAISTMVVFIFGVFFARVFARKQFFGKSVIEAIFMLPLVLPPTVVGFALLLLFGKHGWIGKWLLEWFDVQIVFTWLGAVIASIVVSFPLMYQSAAAAFNSMDDRIENAARTLGASEWRVFRTISFPLAWPGLLAGLVLSFARGLGEFGATLMIAGYIPGKTDTIPMSIYFAVESGQMEKAVFWVVIIVALGFSTILWLNWWSRRNMLRYTNENRSR encoded by the coding sequence ATGGATTATTCACCCTTATTGCTTTCCTTAAAAGTGGCGGCCATTTCCACTATGGTCGTATTCATTTTCGGTGTCTTTTTTGCACGCGTTTTTGCAAGAAAACAATTCTTCGGTAAATCGGTGATCGAGGCCATCTTCATGTTGCCTCTCGTCTTGCCGCCTACTGTAGTTGGCTTCGCCTTGCTGCTTCTATTCGGCAAACATGGTTGGATCGGAAAGTGGCTGCTCGAGTGGTTCGATGTCCAAATTGTTTTCACTTGGCTCGGCGCAGTCATCGCTTCCATTGTCGTCTCCTTCCCACTGATGTACCAAAGTGCTGCAGCGGCATTCAACAGCATGGACGACCGGATCGAAAATGCCGCCCGAACATTGGGAGCATCAGAATGGCGTGTATTCAGGACCATTAGTTTCCCGCTGGCATGGCCAGGTCTGCTCGCCGGTCTCGTCTTATCATTTGCAAGAGGGCTCGGAGAATTCGGAGCCACCCTTATGATTGCAGGCTATATACCTGGAAAGACCGATACGATTCCGATGTCTATCTATTTCGCTGTTGAATCGGGACAAATGGAGAAAGCTGTGTTTTGGGTTGTCATCATCGTCGCATTGGGCTTCAGTACAATCTTGTGGCTCAATTGGTGGAGCCGACGAAACATGCTGCGCTATACGAATGAAAACCGAAGTAGGTGA
- a CDS encoding ABC transporter ATP-binding protein: protein MLEVDIKKRLSHYDLEVDFSMGDEILVLFGPSGSGKTTILHTIAGLTTPDEGSIKLGEKEFYSGKKESMSVQARNVGMLFQEYALFPHMTVEQNIQYGMKRKDEHRSFVIGQLLQVLGIQQLLVKYPHQISGGEKQRVALARALASEPSILLLDEPLSALDKQTRIDCQNELIRLHEMWKIPFIVVTHDREEAEKLGDRILFLNQGKIIDEMEAPYTRTPHSSYSN, encoded by the coding sequence ATGTTGGAAGTGGATATAAAAAAGCGGTTATCCCATTATGATCTTGAAGTCGATTTCAGTATGGGAGATGAAATCCTTGTCTTGTTCGGGCCATCCGGTTCCGGCAAAACGACGATTTTACATACGATTGCTGGATTGACAACGCCAGACGAAGGATCGATCAAATTGGGGGAAAAGGAGTTTTACAGTGGCAAAAAAGAATCCATGTCAGTCCAGGCAAGGAATGTAGGCATGTTATTCCAAGAGTATGCTTTGTTCCCGCATATGACGGTTGAGCAGAACATCCAGTACGGCATGAAGAGGAAGGACGAGCACCGTTCCTTTGTCATTGGTCAACTCCTGCAAGTGTTAGGTATCCAGCAACTTTTAGTGAAATATCCACACCAAATATCCGGCGGTGAAAAACAACGAGTTGCTCTTGCGCGAGCATTGGCATCGGAGCCATCCATCCTGTTATTGGATGAGCCTCTTTCCGCTTTGGATAAACAAACGCGCATCGATTGCCAAAATGAACTGATCCGCCTTCATGAAATGTGGAAGATTCCGTTCATCGTTGTGACGCATGATAGGGAAGAAGCTGAAAAATTAGGGGATCGTATTTTATTTCTCAATCAAGGAAAAATCATCGATGAGATGGAAGCTCCGTATACCAGAACACCGCATTCTTCTTATTCTAACTAA
- a CDS encoding YwaF family protein: MEAGRTDSQFVMFSLVHLSVLSFIVIIVILLFMQRKRLRECVHRLNMAERYFALSLLAMDISYHIWLISTGRWGLDDSLPLELCSISLFVSIVLLLTGNRHLIDFVIFAGIGGALQAMATPVLDMNFPHFRFFHFFYTHAGIIVTGLYFVWVKGYEPTFKGVMKTMLIINAIVPFILAVNWLFDGNYMFLRMKPHNGSLLDFLGPYPWYILSLEAVAFIIFSVIWLVLRRRGSKAVL; the protein is encoded by the coding sequence ATGGAGGCCGGCAGAACAGATTCTCAGTTCGTTATGTTTTCGTTAGTACATCTTTCTGTTCTTTCATTCATCGTTATTATCGTTATTCTTCTTTTTATGCAACGGAAGAGATTGCGAGAGTGTGTTCATAGATTGAATATGGCTGAACGTTATTTTGCGCTCTCTTTATTGGCGATGGATATCTCGTATCATATATGGCTCATTTCGACTGGACGTTGGGGATTGGATGACTCACTGCCGCTAGAATTATGTAGCATCTCTCTATTTGTCTCAATTGTGCTGCTATTGACCGGTAATCGGCACTTGATCGATTTTGTCATTTTCGCTGGCATCGGTGGCGCTCTCCAAGCAATGGCAACACCTGTTCTTGACATGAATTTTCCTCATTTCCGCTTTTTCCATTTTTTCTATACACATGCGGGAATTATAGTAACGGGGCTTTATTTCGTATGGGTGAAAGGGTATGAACCTACGTTTAAAGGTGTCATGAAAACAATGTTGATCATCAATGCGATTGTACCGTTTATTCTAGCTGTAAACTGGCTCTTTGATGGGAATTATATGTTTCTTCGAATGAAACCCCACAATGGCAGCTTGCTTGATTTTTTAGGTCCTTACCCATGGTATATATTGTCACTGGAAGCGGTGGCTTTCATCATATTTTCGGTCATTTGGCTAGTACTGCGAAGAAGGGGAAGCAAGGCAGTACTTTAA
- the ribH gene encoding 6,7-dimethyl-8-ribityllumazine synthase gives MSMTYEGHLIGTGLKIGIVVSRFNDFISGKLLGGAEDALRRHGVDTDDIEIAWVPGAFEIPIIAKRMAASKKYDAVITLGTVIRGSTPHFDYVCNEVAKGVAAINMTEGIPVIFGVLTTDSIEQAIERAGTKAGNKGWDVGVSAIEMANLMKQL, from the coding sequence ATGAGTATGACATACGAAGGACATTTAATTGGTACAGGACTTAAAATCGGCATCGTCGTTTCCCGGTTCAATGATTTCATTTCAGGGAAGCTACTCGGTGGAGCTGAGGATGCATTGCGCCGCCACGGAGTTGACACCGATGATATCGAAATCGCATGGGTCCCCGGCGCTTTTGAAATTCCGATCATCGCAAAACGGATGGCGGCTTCAAAGAAATATGATGCCGTCATTACATTAGGCACTGTCATTAGAGGGTCTACCCCCCACTTCGACTATGTATGTAATGAAGTCGCAAAAGGAGTTGCCGCCATCAATATGACAGAAGGGATACCAGTCATTTTTGGCGTATTGACGACAGACTCAATTGAACAAGCGATTGAACGTGCCGGGACGAAAGCAGGAAATAAAGGATGGGACGTAGGAGTCTCCGCGATTGAAATGGCAAATCTCATGAAACAGTTATAA
- a CDS encoding bifunctional 3,4-dihydroxy-2-butanone-4-phosphate synthase/GTP cyclohydrolase II, giving the protein MFTTVEIALEELKKGKAIIVVDDESRENEGDFVALADYATPDMINFMAKEGRGLICTPIEQQMADRLGLAPMTNTNTDVHGTAFTVSIDHSSCHTGISAFERSETILKMIDRDSKSSDFRRPGHIFPLVAKSGGVLERPGHTEAAVDLARLAGMTPAGVICEIMNDDGTMARGQKLLEIAKQHELVILTIKQLIAYRKRIETLVEKVVTIHLPTSYGDFTATTYVEKLTGQEHIALVKGQISETESPIVRIHSECLTGDVFGSCRCDCGPQLQAALAQIEEAGTGVLVYMRQEGRGIGLVNKMKAYKLQEQGYDTVEANTRLGFGDDLREYFISAQILSDLGCTRIQLLTNNPRKIEGLSEHGITIENRIPIELPAKDGNRFYMETKRTKLGHLLHN; this is encoded by the coding sequence ATGTTTACAACGGTTGAAATAGCACTCGAAGAATTGAAGAAAGGGAAAGCGATCATTGTCGTGGATGATGAAAGTCGTGAAAATGAAGGTGACTTTGTTGCACTCGCTGATTATGCGACTCCGGATATGATCAATTTCATGGCTAAAGAAGGCCGCGGCTTAATTTGCACCCCCATTGAACAACAGATGGCGGACCGATTAGGATTAGCGCCAATGACAAATACGAATACCGATGTCCATGGGACAGCATTCACGGTCAGTATTGACCATTCATCTTGCCATACAGGTATTTCAGCATTTGAACGCTCGGAAACGATCTTAAAAATGATAGATAGAGACTCAAAGTCTTCTGACTTCAGAAGGCCTGGCCATATTTTCCCGTTAGTCGCGAAATCGGGCGGCGTATTGGAGCGCCCAGGACATACGGAAGCTGCAGTCGACCTTGCCCGTCTTGCAGGGATGACTCCAGCGGGTGTCATTTGTGAAATCATGAATGATGATGGAACAATGGCCCGAGGACAAAAGCTACTGGAAATTGCAAAGCAACACGAACTCGTCATTTTAACAATCAAACAGTTGATTGCATACCGCAAGCGAATTGAAACGCTTGTTGAAAAGGTTGTCACAATTCATTTACCTACTTCGTATGGAGATTTCACAGCGACAACATATGTAGAAAAATTGACTGGACAGGAACATATCGCTTTAGTGAAAGGTCAAATCAGTGAAACCGAGTCTCCTATCGTCAGGATTCATTCGGAATGCCTGACAGGTGACGTATTCGGATCCTGCCGGTGTGACTGTGGACCACAGCTGCAGGCAGCGCTTGCCCAGATTGAGGAAGCCGGGACAGGGGTCCTTGTCTATATGCGCCAGGAGGGCCGCGGAATCGGTCTTGTCAATAAAATGAAAGCTTATAAACTTCAGGAACAAGGATATGATACAGTCGAGGCAAATACCCGCTTAGGTTTCGGGGATGATTTACGGGAGTATTTCATTAGCGCACAAATCCTTTCTGATCTAGGATGCACCCGAATACAATTGCTGACGAATAATCCACGTAAAATCGAAGGCCTATCAGAACATGGCATTACGATAGAGAATCGGATCCCTATCGAACTTCCTGCTAAAGATGGCAATCGATTCTATATGGAGACGAAAAGGACGAAACTAGGGCATCTATTGCATAACTGA
- the ribE gene encoding riboflavin synthase translates to MFTGIVEEIGTVQAIKKGSSSMQLVIKCTHILSDVKKGDSISVNGVCLTVSDFSTTQFAADVMPETFMATTLYTLKSGNRVNLERAMSANGRFGGHFVTGHVDGIGEIVAVRTVENAIYMDIQLASEFQSHLVPKGSITVDGTSLTVFGISDQGFTISLIPVTQADSIVGYKRVGDLVNVECDILAKYLERIVSRKKTEPSGGLTMDALARSGFLE, encoded by the coding sequence TTGTTTACAGGAATTGTTGAAGAAATTGGAACCGTTCAAGCGATAAAGAAAGGTTCTTCTTCAATGCAATTGGTAATTAAGTGCACCCATATACTTTCGGACGTGAAAAAAGGAGACAGTATTTCCGTTAATGGAGTATGTCTTACCGTCTCGGATTTCTCAACAACGCAATTTGCAGCAGACGTAATGCCTGAGACTTTCATGGCGACTACGCTTTACACTTTGAAATCCGGGAACCGTGTAAATCTGGAACGTGCCATGTCCGCAAATGGTCGTTTTGGCGGCCATTTTGTGACGGGTCATGTCGATGGCATCGGTGAAATTGTTGCAGTCAGAACGGTCGAAAATGCAATTTATATGGACATTCAATTAGCTTCAGAATTCCAGTCGCATCTTGTCCCGAAAGGTTCCATAACGGTTGACGGCACCTCTTTGACCGTTTTCGGCATTTCGGATCAAGGGTTTACGATATCCCTTATTCCAGTAACTCAAGCTGATTCGATAGTTGGTTATAAGCGTGTCGGGGATTTAGTCAACGTGGAATGTGACATCCTTGCAAAGTATTTAGAGCGAATTGTATCCAGGAAAAAAACCGAACCGTCCGGCGGGTTGACGATGGATGCACTCGCCAGAAGCGGATTTTTAGAATGA
- the fni gene encoding type 2 isopentenyl-diphosphate Delta-isomerase, with the protein MTGSIHQRKAEHIDITLNEKVTGNHITTGLERVHFIHCALPEIDFSDISIESKFVDQMRPTPFMISSMTGGAAFAETINRNLALAAEERGWILALGSMRALIESKEHRASFQVRQYAPSVPIIANLGAVQLNYGFGVDQCRQIIEMTDADALVLHLNSLQEVIQPNGDLNFKDLLVKIEELTNALEVPIGVKEVGWGIDGETAKKLCDIGVSFIDVAGAGGTSWSQVEKYRSTDPVKQAAAETFSVWGIPTVDCVVSVREKIDTQTIVASGGMSTGLDAAKTIALGADVVGFGRSILKEATQSPEDVLRVMETKELELRMAMFGVGASTLAELQASDRVRYVR; encoded by the coding sequence ATGACTGGTTCGATTCATCAACGGAAAGCGGAGCATATCGACATCACGCTCAATGAAAAAGTGACAGGGAACCATATTACGACCGGATTGGAAAGGGTTCACTTCATTCATTGCGCACTACCTGAAATTGACTTTAGTGATATCTCCATCGAGAGTAAATTTGTGGACCAAATGCGCCCAACGCCTTTTATGATCAGCTCCATGACTGGCGGGGCTGCATTCGCTGAAACAATCAACCGTAATTTGGCGCTTGCCGCAGAAGAAAGAGGTTGGATTTTGGCATTGGGATCCATGCGCGCACTTATTGAGAGTAAGGAACACCGGGCATCCTTCCAAGTAAGGCAATATGCTCCATCCGTACCGATCATTGCAAATTTGGGTGCGGTTCAATTGAATTACGGATTTGGCGTTGATCAATGCCGACAAATAATTGAAATGACAGATGCAGATGCTTTGGTATTGCATCTGAACAGTCTTCAGGAAGTTATTCAACCGAACGGAGATCTGAATTTCAAGGATTTATTAGTGAAAATCGAAGAATTGACGAATGCATTGGAAGTTCCTATAGGCGTGAAAGAAGTCGGTTGGGGAATCGACGGGGAGACAGCCAAAAAGCTATGTGATATCGGTGTATCTTTTATTGACGTAGCGGGTGCAGGCGGGACATCTTGGAGCCAAGTGGAAAAATACCGTTCAACCGATCCAGTAAAGCAAGCCGCTGCTGAAACGTTCAGCGTATGGGGCATTCCGACGGTCGATTGTGTTGTGTCTGTCCGTGAAAAGATCGATACGCAAACAATTGTTGCAAGTGGCGGCATGTCGACTGGACTGGACGCTGCGAAAACAATAGCATTAGGCGCAGATGTCGTCGGTTTCGGAAGATCTATCCTTAAAGAAGCGACACAGTCTCCGGAAGATGTCTTACGAGTGATGGAAACGAAAGAACTCGAGCTGCGAATGGCTATGTTCGGGGTCGGCGCGTCTACATTGGCGGAATTGCAAGCGAGCGACAGAGTACGCTATGTGAGATAG
- a CDS encoding LAGLIDADG family homing endonuclease: MPRNPGMTDEKITELYKSGLSYDKLCAIIGLSDRAIRNVLMKHGVALNPIGRRRIHEVNEDFFKTWSHEMAWVLGLFITDGHVNKKVHSVYLAQKDEDLLRKVAKLMDANPTIAQGTGTRTTPMLIINSKIIKQDLERLGVKPNKSYSVAFPEEAGELFNENKRLRMIQHAIISEQTILQLE; the protein is encoded by the coding sequence ATGCCTCGTAATCCAGGAATGACAGACGAAAAGATCACTGAATTGTATAAAAGCGGATTGAGCTATGACAAACTTTGTGCCATTATTGGGTTGTCGGACCGTGCTATCCGTAATGTATTGATGAAGCATGGAGTTGCATTGAATCCAATTGGCCGTCGGAGAATCCATGAAGTGAACGAAGACTTCTTTAAAACATGGTCTCATGAGATGGCTTGGGTATTGGGATTATTCATTACGGATGGCCATGTGAATAAGAAAGTCCATTCTGTATATTTAGCCCAAAAAGACGAAGATTTATTGAGAAAAGTAGCCAAGCTTATGGATGCGAATCCGACAATTGCACAAGGTACCGGTACGAGAACAACGCCCATGTTAATTATTAACTCGAAAATCATTAAGCAGGATCTAGAGCGGCTTGGTGTCAAACCGAACAAATCATATTCAGTGGCTTTTCCGGAGGAAGCTGGTGAACTGTTTAACGAAAATAAAAGGTTAAGAATGATTCAACATGCCATTATATCGGAACAAACAATTTTGCAATTGGAGTGA
- a CDS encoding rRNA methyltransferase, which translates to MWKIVNGKLQHTTDKSRIVFRTTISKDLIAKLTKVADGNNTHINYLLETGFINLLTLEDGISFNKEQRPKDREHYKTTYDKELFEEIKALAKSNDLFINDVIEYSAQFIDVENSKNKNHRYRIEV; encoded by the coding sequence ATGTGGAAAATAGTAAATGGTAAACTACAACATACAACTGATAAGAGTCGAATTGTATTCAGAACAACAATAAGCAAAGACCTAATAGCTAAGTTAACCAAAGTAGCAGATGGCAATAATACACATATTAACTATTTGTTAGAAACGGGATTCATTAATTTATTGACACTAGAAGATGGAATCTCGTTTAATAAAGAGCAACGTCCGAAAGACCGAGAGCATTATAAAACCACTTATGATAAAGAGCTGTTTGAAGAGATAAAAGCTCTTGCTAAAAGTAATGATCTATTTATTAATGACGTTATTGAGTATAGTGCACAGTTTATTGATGTTGAAAACAGTAAAAATAAGAATCATCGGTATAGGATAGAGGTGTAA
- a CDS encoding MFS transporter, whose protein sequence is MWKNRNVWIILSGEMIAGLGLWTGIIGNLEFLQEKIPSDFVKAMILSIGLLAGIIAGPTAGRIIDQSRKKTVLIVAGLGRLISVVFMLLAIATGSVWWMVAFIISIQLSATFYFPALQSTIPLVVKDEDLLTMNGMHMNVATISRVLGTALAGVMLVYWSLSSLYWVSMIAYAGLLGFTMMLKIDEGKGSERPHRKDGDKGGFLEVFPVLKEFPAVGMTLIMTMIPLLFIGSFNLIVINISEIQDSASIKGLIYTFEGIAFMIGSFAVKLITRKWKTTVILFFFATMVAVAEFMLYFAHNIVVTLAAFAVLGFALGCFFPTAMVIFQKQMPKAYHGRFFSFRNMLERVMFQVVLLSAGAFLDIVGLQTMVIIFGMVSLSLTLLFFIQMKRRNIVLEEKLTEPAAEIIL, encoded by the coding sequence ATGTGGAAAAACCGTAATGTTTGGATCATTTTATCTGGTGAAATGATTGCCGGGCTCGGTTTATGGACAGGAATCATTGGAAATCTGGAGTTTTTACAAGAAAAGATCCCATCAGATTTTGTAAAAGCAATGATCTTATCAATCGGATTATTGGCAGGTATCATAGCTGGTCCTACAGCCGGGCGGATCATTGATCAGTCGAGAAAGAAGACCGTTTTAATTGTTGCAGGGCTGGGAAGGCTGATCAGTGTCGTATTCATGTTACTCGCTATTGCAACAGGTTCTGTCTGGTGGATGGTTGCATTCATCATATCCATTCAATTATCGGCAACGTTCTATTTTCCTGCGTTGCAGTCGACAATCCCTCTTGTCGTAAAAGATGAGGATTTGCTCACGATGAACGGAATGCATATGAACGTCGCAACGATATCGCGTGTCCTCGGTACTGCTCTCGCAGGTGTTATGCTAGTTTACTGGTCGTTATCATCATTGTATTGGGTTTCAATGATTGCGTATGCAGGATTGTTGGGCTTCACAATGATGCTCAAAATCGATGAAGGGAAGGGGAGTGAACGCCCTCACAGGAAAGACGGGGATAAAGGTGGTTTTTTGGAAGTGTTTCCTGTCTTAAAAGAGTTTCCCGCAGTCGGTATGACACTAATTATGACGATGATCCCTTTATTGTTTATCGGTTCCTTCAATCTGATTGTCATCAACATTAGTGAGATTCAGGATTCCGCATCGATTAAAGGATTGATTTATACATTTGAAGGGATTGCCTTCATGATCGGATCATTTGCAGTAAAGCTCATAACAAGAAAATGGAAGACCACGGTGATTTTATTCTTCTTTGCAACTATGGTGGCAGTTGCTGAGTTCATGCTGTATTTTGCACATAATATAGTTGTGACATTGGCCGCATTTGCTGTATTGGGTTTTGCATTAGGTTGTTTTTTCCCGACAGCAATGGTTATTTTTCAAAAACAGATGCCGAAAGCGTACCATGGGCGATTTTTCTCGTTCCGCAATATGTTGGAGCGGGTCATGTTCCAAGTAGTATTGTTGAGCGCTGGAGCATTTTTAGATATTGTCGGACTACAAACGATGGTGATTATTTTCGGGATGGTAAGTCTAAGTTTGACCTTGTTATTTTTTATTCAAATGAAACGAAGGAATATCGTATTAGAAGAGAAACTAACAGAACCTGCAGCGGAAATCATTTTATGA